The Neovison vison isolate M4711 chromosome 13, ASM_NN_V1, whole genome shotgun sequence genome includes a region encoding these proteins:
- the LOC122894621 gene encoding olfactory receptor 4K13, with translation MERANHSVVSEFILLGLSKSQNLQILFFLGFSVVYAGIVLGNLLILVTVIFDSHLHTPMYFLLINLSFIDMILASFATPKMIVDFLRKQKTISWWGCYSQMFFMHLLGGSEMMLLVAMAIDRYVAICKPLHYLTIMSPRVLVWLLLSSYTVGFVHSSSQMAFMLNLPFCGPNVVDSFFCDLPLVIKLACKDTYLLQLLVIADSGLLSLVCFLLLLVSYGIIIYSVRHRAAGSSTKAFSTLSAHITVVTLFFAPCVFIYVWPFSRYSVDKILSVFYTIFTPLLNPIIYTLRNQEVKAAIKKIRTRHIIESKKSDIETFNSESHSKEFGF, from the exons ATGGAAAGGGCAAACCATTCAGTGGTGTCCGAGTTCATTTTGTTGGGACTTTCTAAATCTCAGAATCTTCAGATTCTATTCTTCCTAGGATTCTCTGTGGTCTATGCAGGGATTGTGTTAGGAAACCTCCTCATCTTGGTCACTGTGATCTTTGACTCACACCTTCACACACCAATGTATTTTCTGCTTATCAATCTCTCTTTTATTGATATGATCCTAGCTTCTTTTGCTACCCCCAAGATGATTGTGGATTTCCTCCGAAAACAGAAGACAATCTCTTGGTGGGGATGTTACTCTCAGATGTTCTTCATGCACCTCTTAGGTGGGAGTGAGATGATGTTGCTTGTAGCCATGGCAATAGACAGGTATGTGGCCATATGCAAACCCCTCCATTACCTGACCATCATGAGCCCACGAGTGCTTGTTTGGCTGCTGTTATCCTCCTATACAGTTGGATTTGTGCATTCATCTAGTCAGATGGCTTTCATGCTAAATTTGCCCTTCTGTGGTCCCAATGTGGTGGACAGCTTTTTCTGTGACCTTCCCCTTGTGATCAAACTTGCCTGCAAGGACACCTACCTGCTACAACTGCTGGTTATTGCTGATAGTGGCCTCCTGTCCCtggtctgctttctcctcttgctTGTCTCCTATGGGATCATCATATACTCAGTCAGGCACCGTGCTGCCGGTAGTTCAACCAAGGCCTTCTCCACTCTGTCAGCACACATCACAGTTGTGACTCTCTTCTTTGCCCCATGTGTCTTTATCTATGTATGGCCCTTCAGCAGATACTCTGTCGATAAAattctttctgtgttttataCAATTTTCACACCTCTCTTAAATCCCATTATTTATACATTAAGGAATCAAGAAGTAAAAGCAGCCATAAAGAAGATAAGGACTCGACATATAA TTGAGTCAAAGAAAAGTGATATAGAAACTTTCAACTCTGAGAGTCACTCAAAGGAATTTGGgttttaa